A window of Castanea sativa cultivar Marrone di Chiusa Pesio chromosome 1, ASM4071231v1 contains these coding sequences:
- the LOC142606054 gene encoding ubiquitin receptor RAD23d-like: MKIFVKTLKGTHFEIEVKPEDAVADVKKSIETVQGSDVYPAAQQMLIHQGKVLKDGTTLEENKVAENSFVVIMLTKSKVSSSGTSSTAAAPTSQAQPASTSPPTVTNTSPPTVTQPPPASQPPAPTAAPSPSVPESTPVAAPPASSESDVYGQAASNLVAGSTLETTVQQILDMGGGSWDRDTVVRALRAAFNNPERAVEYLYSGIPEPAEVPQAAQAPVSGQAVNPPAQAPQPAVPASGPNANPLDLFPQGIPAVGSNAGAGTLDFLRNSQQFQALRAMVQANPQILQPMLQELGKQNPHLMRLIQDHQADFLRLINEPVEGEGNLLGQVASGMPQAVTVTPEEREAIGRLEAMGFDRAIVLEVFFACNKNEELAANYLLDHMHEFED, translated from the exons atgaagatcTTCGTGAAGACTCTCAAGGGTACTCACTTCGAGATCGAAGTGAAACCCGAAGACGCG GTTGCTGATGTCAAGAAAAGCATTGAGACAGTTCAGGGTTCTGATGTTTACCCTGCCGCACAACAGATGCTTATCCATCAGGGGAAAGTTCTTAAAGATGGCACAACGCtggaagaaaataaagttgCAGAGAACAGTTTTGTTGTCATCATGTTAACCAAG AGTAAGGTCTCATCAAGTGGAACCTCAAGTACAGCAGCTGCACCCACAAGCCAG GCTCAACCTGCAAGTACTTCCCCTCCTACCGTGACAAATACTTCCCCTCCTACTGTGACACAACCACCACCTGCTTCTCAACCTCCTGCTCCAACTGCAGCACC GTCCCCTTCTGTCCCTGAATCCACTCCTGTTGCAGCCCCTCCTGCTTC TTCAGAATCAGATGTCTATGGCCAAGCAGCATCAAATCTTGTTGCCGGAAGTACTTTAGAGACTACCGTTCAACAGATTCTAGATATGGGTGGAGGAAGCTGGGACCGAGACACCGTTGTCCGTGCTTTACGTGCTGCTTTTAACAACCCTGAAAGAGCCGTTGAATATCTCTATTCT GGAATTCCTGAGCCAGCTGAAGTTCCTCAAGCTGCTCAAGCTCCTGTTAGCGGGCAGGCAGTCAACCCTCCAGCCCAGGCTCCACAACCAGCAGTACCTGCTAGTGGGCCCAATGCAAACCCACTAGATCTGTTTCCACAG GGCATTCCCGCTGTGGGTTCAAATGCTGGTGCAGGCACCTTGGATTTCTTACGTAACAGTCAACAG TTCCAAGCCTTGCGAGCTATGGTTCAAGCAAATCCCCAAATATTGCAG CCTATGCTTCAGGAACTAGGAAAGCAAAATCCGCACCTAATGCGTCTTATCCAGGACCATCAGGCTGACTTCTTACGCCTGATAAATGAACCTGTTGAAGGAGAAGG GAACCTACTCGGTCAGGTAGCTTCAGGTATGCCACAGGCTGTGACTGTCACACCTGAGGAGCGTGAGGCCATTGGACGT CTTGAAGCAATGGGCTTTGATCGAGCAATAGTATTGGAGGTTTTCTTTGCATGCAACAAGAATGAGGAGCTGGCAGCCAACTATCTCTTAGATCATATGCATGAGTTTGAAGACTGA